A window from Theobroma cacao cultivar B97-61/B2 chromosome 3, Criollo_cocoa_genome_V2, whole genome shotgun sequence encodes these proteins:
- the LOC18605837 gene encoding pyridoxal reductase, chloroplastic isoform X1 — translation MAFSNSTPAACITCLSSSNRFALPSSPIKSLKFPLFWPWQRVKVGPLTVSPMGFGTWAWGNQLLWGYKQSMDSELEQVFNLAVENGINLFDTADSYGTGRLNGQSEKLLGKFIREFRGEKRIEDEIVIATKFAAYPWRLTPGQFVQACRASRDRMQIEQIGIGQLHWSTANYAPPQELALWGGLVAMYEQGLVKAVGVSNYGPKQLVKIYDYLKARGVPLCSAQVQFSLLSKGEVQMEIKNICDSLGIRLISYSPLGLGMLTGKYTPSRLPSGPRGLLFKQILPGLEPLLVSLREIAEKRGKTVPQVAINWCISKGTIPIPGVKSVKQAQENLGALGWRLSSNELLQLDCAAQQSPRRMIQNIFQTK, via the exons ATGGCTTTCTCAAACTCAACTCCCGCAGCTTGCATCACTTGTCTCAGCTCTTCCAATCGATTCGCTCTCCCATCTTCACCTATCAAGTCTCTCAAGTTCCCTCTCTTCTGGCCCTGGCAAAGG GTGAAGGTGGGTCCTTTGACTGTGTCTCCAATGGGGTTTGGGACGTGGGCATGGGGCAACCAGCTTCTCTGGGGTTACAAGCAATCAATGGATTCTGAACTTGAACAAGTTTTCAATCTTGCCGTGGAGAACGGCATCAATCTTTTTGATACTGCGGATTCTTATGGGACTGGTAGACTCAATGGACAGAGTGAAAAACTTCTAGGAAAGTTCATTAGAGAATTTCGAG GGGAAAAGCGGATAGAAGATGAGATTGTGATTGCTACAAAGTTTGCAGCATATCCCTGGCGTCTAACACCAGGTCAATTTGTTCAAGCTTGCAG GGCCTCTCGGGATCGAATGCAGATTGAGCAAATTGGAATAGGACAGTTACACTGGTCCACTGCAAACTATGCTCCCCCACAAGAATTAGCTCTTTGGGGTGGTTTAGTGGCAATGTATGAGCAG GGCTTAGTTAAAGCTGTTGGAGTTAGCAATTATGGACCCAAACAGCTTGTAAAGATTTATGATTACCTTAAAGCCAGAGGAGTCCCTCTATGTTCAGCTCAG GTACAATTTTCTCTGCTAAGCAAGGGAGAAGTGCAGATGGAGATTAAGAATATTTGTGACTCTCTGGGTATCCGCTTGATTTCTTATAGTCCTCTGGGACTTGGAATGCTTACTGGAAAATATACACCTTCCAGGCTTCCAAGTGGGCCTAG GGGCCTGTTGTTTAAGCAAATTCTTCCAGGATTGGAGCCCTTGCTGGTTTCCTTAAGAGAAATTGCAGAAAAACGGGGCAAAACCGTACCTCAG GTCGCAATAAACTGGTGCATCAGCAAAGGCACCATTCCAATACCTGGAGTTAAATCAGTAAAACAAGCACAAGAAAATTTGGGCGCTCTTGGATGGCGCCTAAGTTCGAATGAGTTGCTTCAGTTGGATTGTGCAGCTCAGCAGTCCCCAAGGAGGATGATCCAAAATATTTTCCAGACAAAATAA
- the LOC18605837 gene encoding pyridoxal reductase, chloroplastic isoform X2: MAFSNSTPAACITCLSSSNRFALPSSPIKSLKFPLFWPWQRVKVGPLTVSPMGFGTWAWGNQLLWGYKQSMDSELEQVFNLAVENGINLFDTADSYGTGRLNGQSEKLLGKFIREFRGEKRIEDEIVIATKFAAYPWRLTPGQFVQACRASRDRMQIEQIGIGQLHWSTANYAPPQELALWGGLVAMYEQGLVKAVGVSNYGPKQLVKIYDYLKARGVPLCSAQVQFSLLSKGEVQMEIKNICDSLGIRLISYSPLGLGMLTGKYTPSRLPSGPRGLLFKQILPGLEPLLVSLREIAEKRGKTVPQSTKHPPTPSSFTSRPSLPLEGEYKH, translated from the exons ATGGCTTTCTCAAACTCAACTCCCGCAGCTTGCATCACTTGTCTCAGCTCTTCCAATCGATTCGCTCTCCCATCTTCACCTATCAAGTCTCTCAAGTTCCCTCTCTTCTGGCCCTGGCAAAGG GTGAAGGTGGGTCCTTTGACTGTGTCTCCAATGGGGTTTGGGACGTGGGCATGGGGCAACCAGCTTCTCTGGGGTTACAAGCAATCAATGGATTCTGAACTTGAACAAGTTTTCAATCTTGCCGTGGAGAACGGCATCAATCTTTTTGATACTGCGGATTCTTATGGGACTGGTAGACTCAATGGACAGAGTGAAAAACTTCTAGGAAAGTTCATTAGAGAATTTCGAG GGGAAAAGCGGATAGAAGATGAGATTGTGATTGCTACAAAGTTTGCAGCATATCCCTGGCGTCTAACACCAGGTCAATTTGTTCAAGCTTGCAG GGCCTCTCGGGATCGAATGCAGATTGAGCAAATTGGAATAGGACAGTTACACTGGTCCACTGCAAACTATGCTCCCCCACAAGAATTAGCTCTTTGGGGTGGTTTAGTGGCAATGTATGAGCAG GGCTTAGTTAAAGCTGTTGGAGTTAGCAATTATGGACCCAAACAGCTTGTAAAGATTTATGATTACCTTAAAGCCAGAGGAGTCCCTCTATGTTCAGCTCAG GTACAATTTTCTCTGCTAAGCAAGGGAGAAGTGCAGATGGAGATTAAGAATATTTGTGACTCTCTGGGTATCCGCTTGATTTCTTATAGTCCTCTGGGACTTGGAATGCTTACTGGAAAATATACACCTTCCAGGCTTCCAAGTGGGCCTAG GGGCCTGTTGTTTAAGCAAATTCTTCCAGGATTGGAGCCCTTGCTGGTTTCCTTAAGAGAAATTGCAGAAAAACGGGGCAAAACCGTACCTCAG AGCACCAAACATCCTCCAACACCAAGTAGTTTTACATCTAGGCCTAGCCTCCCTCTTGAAGGAGAATACAAGCATTGA
- the LOC108661436 gene encoding homeobox-leucine zipper protein ATHB-12-like, whose product MEREYHPAAHEEVAEQPPQTPRKKKNKMKNKRRFSDEQIRLLESIFESETKLEPRKKLQLARDLGLQPRQVAIWFQNRRARWKSKQIEQDYRTLRANYDNLASRFESLKKEKQTLMLQLQSLSKLLAEPHDINKDRKGLDTGGGSEYGDTKCEPEAEAQPSIQQAGVEDRGFLGLQIENDRDIEHAAQPGDEFMSMDGYRNDSPASPEKLCGFDSSGLFDHSCSNSQWLNFWI is encoded by the exons GAACAGCCACCTCAAACTccaaggaagaagaagaataagatgAAGAACaagaggaggtttagtgatgAGCAAATCAGGTTACTGGAGTCCATTTTCGAATCAGAGACGAAGCTCGAACCAAGAAAGAAACTGCAACTGGCAAGAGATCTCGGGCTCCAGCCTCGCCAAGTAGCTATATGGTTTCAAAACAGAAGAGCTAGATGGAAGTCAAAACAGATAGAGCAAGATTACAGAACACTCAGAGCTAATTACGACAACTTAGCATCGAGATTTGAATCCttgaagaaagagaaacagACCCTAATGTTACAG TTGCAGAGTCTAAGTAAACTGCTGGCAGAACCTCATGACATAAATAAAGACAGAAAAGGTCTTGACACAGGTGGTGGTTCGGAATATGGAGATACCAAGTGCGAGCCTGAAGCAGAAGCACAGCCAAGTATCCAACAGGCAGGAGTGGAAGACAGGGGATTCCTTGGCTTACAAATTGAAAACGACAGAGATATCGAGCATGCAGCGCAGCCAGGAGACGAATTTATGAGCATGGACGGATATAGAAATGACTCCCCTGCATCACCTGAAAAATTGTGTGGATTTGATTCGTCTGGTCTGTTCGATCATTCATGTAGCAATTCTCAGTGGTTAAACTTTTGGATTTGA